The Phragmites australis chromosome 1, lpPhrAust1.1, whole genome shotgun sequence genomic interval CATCTTCTCTAGCACTAATCACAACAATGTCCTATGTAGAGGCTACATTGCTACAAGCAGGGGTCCCGCTTTTCAGCATCTTGTTTCCAAGATAAAATGAGAAAGAAATACAGGGTGAGCATGATCCAGTAAAACGATGAGCTTCCATCTCATGAGCCTTACTGCTGCTGGATGGGCCGGAAGCAAGATAGGTCGGCCCCTTGAAATGCAAAGTCCAATCTTATTATATGGGTTTCCTGGACCTATTAGAACACTATCAGGGATTCAGGGGAAGGGCCATTTGATTGGACCAATGACCAAACTCTGCTTGCATTTCGAGATCGTTTTCCTTGGCCATTACGATTGCTTTGACAGATGAGTATGCAAGGGATGGGATGCACTTGTGCAAATGCAACTGGCACTAGTGCATACACCCTTTTTTCTGTCTCTCCAGACCAATCTGGAGAAGATTAGAGTCGCAAATTGGACCATGAACTGAGTTTTGTTATCATCAGATGGTGATGGGAACAATTTGATAGTTCAATTCCAACTTCCAACCAAGAAAAATAAGAACGTGGTAATCCTTCCTTTTGATCTCTGATTAGTTAGATGGAAAGGTGCTACGGAACAGGTATAGTCATACGCTCTTGGTGCTGGTTAGTGAAGCTCACAACCACTCTAAAATGTACATACACAGATACACggcatacatatatttttttattccaaAATTAACTTACATGAACAATCAATCACATCCCGAAAAATTATATGCAGTAGCAAACACCAGCGTTGGTATCCTGCAGCTCAAACTGCTTTGATCCATCGGTTGAATTCAGTCATTCACCTACAGGTTTCAGTTTCACAGATTCCGGAGTGGCGCATCGACCGCTCACTTGtctaagaagaagaagcagaagaagatgacggtgatggtgatgatgcCATGGACGTGAAGGGCCAAGAAAATTCATGGTGGTGGCGAGCTCGGTCCATCAGAAGATGTCCAGGATCTCCTGGATGAAGCCGTTGCAGAGCGGGCAGTTGCCGCGGCTGACCCAGAGCTCGCGCGAGCAGAGGCGGCAGAAGGTGTGGCCGCAGGGGATGAAGGCCGCGCCCTTGTGCCGAACCATGCAAACGCAGCACACGtgcaccatctcctcctccctcccctcgccgtcgtcctcatcgtcgtcgccctcggggccgccgccgccgttcttgcgcgcgccgccgccgccctcctcatcctcttcatcgtcCCACTGGCTGTCCGTCTGCTCCAGGAGCGCCATCAGGGACATCTGCGCCGCGGGCGCCTCCTCCTTGCCCTGCTCgtcctcctcatcttcttccccgtcgtcttcctcatcgtcgtcgtcctcgtgGTCATCATCGCGGAGGTCGTAGGCCGCGGGGCGCCTGGAGCTGGAGCgagaggaggtggggccgaCCCGGGTGGAGGTGACACGCGAGAAGGTGGGCGTCGTGCGGAGCGAGGGGGCGCGGGAGAAGGAGCGGGAGAACGCCGCTGCCGCCTCGCCGGGGGAGTAGTTGTACTTGTTGCTATGGTTGTTGCTGCTGCCGCTGTTGCTGATCCCGCTGTTCGTCGTCGTGGCGGTGGCCGCGGCCGCGCTGGCCTTGGGCGACGACGGCGTCTGCCAGGCGCTCGCTGCGCGGCGCAGCCGGAGCCGGTCCCGCAGCGGCTTCCAATTGatcatgccgccgccgccgccgccagccgtGTCCGCAGGCGCGTGGCTACCTCCCTCGAGGGGGCTAGCATCGCCGTCGTCGTGGGGGATCTTTAGGAAGTCGCGGATGGCCGGGTCGGGCGTGGAGAGCTGCTCGGACAGCGTCATCGTCCGCCGCATCTCCGGCCGCCGGCCGTCCATCTCGCTGGCGTCGCTCCGCAACGGTTAGGTGTCTCGTCTCGTTCGTGTCGGGGTCGGGGGATGAAGCGATAAGGTGGCCGTAGATGCCGGGGGTGGCGTCTGATGGCCGGGATGGGTCGCGCGCGCgtggggaggaaggagaggtggTGGAGACGGCAGCTTGAAGCGGTTCTCGCGGGCTTTTTAAACTCGGGTCTACAATTACCGCAACGTGCGGGCGATTGGACGTAAATTACCGTGGTGCCATGCACGCATAATAGCCGGTTTTCCTATTTTTGGAcccgtggggggggggggatttgaGGTGGATGATAGCTGCAGTTCCTTGAATAGTTTCTATTTTGGCAATTTTCTACCTACGTTTTTGTCGTTTAGAAAGTGACAATTTGACCGCACTGACTAGCCTAGCCTATTTTGTATACATCACTGAAAATAGGCCACTTACTCCCTTAATTTATGTTGGAAAATCGAAATATGAAAACTACAAATACTAAGCGAAAAGAGTAAGGGTGTTGTTTTTTTTAGACGcctatttttctttgtttttttagacGACGACTCAGAGCATTCATCTAACAGTTCACAGTCATCTTCAACCTCCCATCCGTCCGCGCCCGTCCCATCCCGCCCCGCCTCATTGTGCCCCCGCCTCCCGCCCGCTCCCAACCATCTCCGGTGGCGTTCCTGTCGTCGGATTCATACCCGCCACTCCTGTTACGTTAACCCGGCGGATTCGCACTCCCATGCCCCACCCTGGCCCATCGGCCGTCCTCTGCCGCCTCACCCCTACACTCGTCTCCTCCGTCGGGCCAAGCTGTCTCCCCAAGAGCTTTCTCTAAAGCTAGCGACGAaggaaccccccccccctcccacgAATCAATCCACCGACGACGCTTGTTCATGGGCGTCTGAAATGTAGGAAGCGTGAAAGAGTAAACATGCCTAAAAGGAGATAGTGTAACATCCAAATTTATAAAAGTGTCATTAAGCATTcctgagcatcattagcatcataattgaagCTTTGAGAAAATAATTAATACAATTGAAATTAAATTTAAGTTGTTAAATTTAATAGAAAGTGATGCATTGGtaagaaaatcataaatttTCTGTGTAACCTTGGGCTTGAAACAATTTTATAAATCAGTCCATGTCATAGGAAggatattagtgaattttcctaaatttttgAGTTAACTTGAGGCCTTAAAAACTTAAGCAAGTTTGAAAAGGTTGtaactttgaagaatttttatttaattttggctTAGGCTTTCTGGATCAAACTAGTGAAAATGGGTTCCACATAAACTATAGGATCCCACAAAATTTCTCCTACAATTTTTAAGGTTCAGAAGACCTATTTTTGGTTCTCACAAGGGGATGAGATCTTTTTGTTTGGTGGTTACTGTTTATCAGTATCATCCCTTCCCTATCTGCTCTCAGTCAGTCGCCGTCTTTGTTGCCCAACGAGGTTGACCAACGGGCCACGCCATTGAGCCATGCCACCGAACAGTTTTGAGAGAGATCGGCCGCCAACTGTATCTCTCTcactcaccctctctctcttcctcactTTGCTCTCTCACTCTGCTTCGTCTCAGCCGAACAAAGCAGAGCGACTGAGCGCACACACCGCCGGTTAAATCTCATGCCTCCGAGCCGAATCCGCCCCAATCGAGCCTAAGATGGAGCGAAGGAAGGTTGTCAATGCCGCCAGCCAACTGGGACGCTGTGCAGCCATGGCCTCAAGGCCATTTGACCGAGTCAGTAGGGCCTCGGCCCCACTTTCATATGTAGGGCTAGCCGGCTATGGGTGCAAAAGAGATATAGGCCCTTTTAATATTCGGTAAATTCGAAAAATACGAAATAGATTAATTATTGTATTGCTAAATCGGTTGAAATCTTGTTAAATGCCTAGGAAATTAAatgtagattaaaaaaattatgaaaccaatttttttagctttgtatAATTTTCTCtgcatgttaaaaatgctagcAAATATGAATTGTTTAAGGAAATCCATATAATTAATGAAATGTATTTAAGCTTTAATGATTCATAAGTAATTAATGGTTattccaaaattggtgaaaccaattttgttaatcttgctATATCATGctctttttaataaaatattcaccctcatatcaaatataattaattttctaattaggttTAAACTTTGAGCTAAGCCTAATTGATCTAGGTAAAATATTAAATGATTAATAA includes:
- the LOC133890874 gene encoding uncharacterized protein LOC133890874; translated protein: MDGRRPEMRRTMTLSEQLSTPDPAIRDFLKIPHDDGDASPLEGGSHAPADTAGGGGGGMINWKPLRDRLRLRRAASAWQTPSSPKASAAAATATTTNSGISNSGSSNNHSNKYNYSPGEAAAAFSRSFSRAPSLRTTPTFSRVTSTRVGPTSSRSSSRRPAAYDLRDDDHEDDDDEEDDGEEDEEDEQGKEEAPAAQMSLMALLEQTDSQWDDEEDEEGGGGARKNGGGGPEGDDDEDDGEGREEEMVHVCCVCMVRHKGAAFIPCGHTFCRLCSRELWVSRGNCPLCNGFIQEILDIF